A window of the Henckelia pumila isolate YLH828 chromosome 3, ASM3356847v2, whole genome shotgun sequence genome harbors these coding sequences:
- the LOC140889430 gene encoding uncharacterized protein produces MISGGSKDGDSNRARKSWSKREVLGLEARKPDSYPVITFEPGDLEGVCFPHNDAMLIKARVANYDVKRVFVDSGSSVNVIFQEAFQQIDLRGCEVNPVKTALYGFARHTVLPRVEVWLPITLGSGDLRKTVMTFFIVVEAPSSYNIIIRRPALNAFMAVSSAYHKKIKFPVDNEIGEVRGDQPSSRWCYADTLRVDSKRA; encoded by the coding sequence ATGATCTCAGGGGGATCTAAGGATGGGGACTCTAACAGGGCTCGCAAATCTTGGAGTAAGAGGGAGGTCCTGGGGTTAGAAGCTCGGAAACCAGATTCCTATCCTGTTATTACGTTTGAACCGGGAGACTTGGAAGGGGTATGTTTTCCTCATAACGACGCCATGCTTATCAAGGCGCGGGTAGCTAATTATGATGTGAAAAGAGTGTTCGTAGACTCTGGGAGTTCCGTGAATGTTATTTTCCAGGAGGCTTTTCAACAAATAGATTTGCGGGGATGTGAGGTCAACCCTGTGAAAACTGCTTTATATGGGTTCGCAAGACACACTGTCTTGCCTAGGGTGGAAGTGTGGTTGCCCATCACCTTGGGATCGGGTGATTTAAGGAAAACTGTCATGACTTTCTTCATTGTAGTGGAGGCCCCATCTTCCTACAATATCATTATAAGAAGGCCAGCCCTAAATGCCTTCATGGCTGTTTCCTCGGCGTACCATAAGAAGATCAAATTTCCAGTAGACAATGAAATTGGCGAAGTAAGAGGAGATCAGCCCTCCTCCCGATGGTGTTATGCTGATACCCTCCGCGTGGATAGTAAGAGAGCTTGA